A single region of the Halorhabdus rudnickae genome encodes:
- a CDS encoding Eco57I restriction-modification methylase domain-containing protein, translated as MPVENGFVPTPAPVADYAASVAFGAERPSEVEGGGRLLLPGLGQGNLYDAVRRYCTEGENWKNPEFDYPVPECVGVESDPERLAEFRERHTDAEITLVESDFLLDPPEGRFDWVLANPPYTRYKRIPEPKREEYRDRFDLARGQFPLYAPFFEQALRLLKPGGWLTFILPFSALTTGVTKPLREVIRGNFAGPIMYLPEETFDVQVETILLGLQKKRDDSGDYLWLEELYGYETRPILERLGVEEVEDAANEYYERFKKKRTLVNNRDNWERSNRDESANRTIRQAGIQEFA; from the coding sequence ATGCCAGTCGAGAACGGCTTCGTCCCGACGCCGGCGCCGGTGGCTGACTACGCGGCCTCAGTAGCCTTCGGTGCTGAGCGGCCGAGCGAGGTTGAAGGTGGCGGGCGCCTGCTACTCCCAGGACTGGGACAGGGAAACCTCTACGACGCCGTCCGCCGGTATTGTACGGAGGGGGAGAACTGGAAGAACCCGGAATTCGACTACCCCGTCCCCGAGTGCGTCGGGGTCGAATCCGATCCCGAACGGCTGGCAGAATTCCGAGAGCGGCATACAGATGCGGAGATCACCCTCGTAGAGAGTGACTTCCTCCTGGACCCGCCGGAAGGTCGCTTCGACTGGGTGCTGGCAAATCCACCATACACGCGCTACAAGCGGATTCCTGAGCCGAAGCGTGAGGAGTACCGTGATCGGTTCGACCTTGCGAGAGGGCAATTCCCGCTGTATGCCCCGTTCTTCGAGCAAGCGCTTCGGTTGCTCAAGCCCGGCGGCTGGCTCACGTTCATTCTACCGTTTTCCGCGTTGACGACTGGTGTGACCAAGCCTCTGAGAGAGGTGATCCGGGGGAACTTCGCCGGCCCGATCATGTACCTCCCGGAGGAAACGTTCGACGTCCAGGTCGAGACGATCCTTCTCGGCCTTCAGAAGAAGCGAGACGACAGCGGCGACTACCTCTGGCTGGAAGAGCTCTACGGCTACGAAACGCGCCCGATATTGGAACGTCTTGGTGTCGAAGAGGTCGAGGACGCTGCAAACGAGTACTACGAGCGGTTCAAGAAGAAGCGAACGCTGGTGAACAACCGCGACAATTGGGAGCGCAGCAATCGCGACGAGAGTGCAAACCGGACGATCCGACAAGCTGGCATCCAGGAATTCGCTTGA
- a CDS encoding DNA N-6-adenine-methyltransferase: protein MGSQTQLPTGVDAQHVSEGGSGIREGQYDYATRLEDFQPIAEAVRGFDLDPCASDTSTLAETNIRNEGGLLHDWGQYGTVWLNHPFADPEPWLKKAVESDADLVVALSKADPSTDWFHEYVLEAGLICFPEERFKFAGFEKGADFPIVLTAFGEFPAALREHFESLGWVAVDGDGFNEIRPTSNPVLPDISRADRIRVRFPDPVEVGDKHRQTVTLVPLVRRERDSGVFELTAVFQHDDGTETWFSLSQSGDGSEVICRKHDREHGFEHVFVDQIVVPTNQRGTHPPSSAMHVR, encoded by the coding sequence ATGGGGAGTCAGACTCAGCTTCCGACCGGCGTTGATGCTCAGCACGTCAGCGAGGGCGGTAGTGGTATTCGCGAAGGCCAGTACGATTACGCTACCCGCCTCGAGGATTTCCAGCCGATCGCCGAGGCTGTCCGTGGGTTCGATCTCGACCCGTGTGCCTCAGACACGTCGACGCTGGCCGAGACCAATATCCGCAACGAGGGCGGCCTACTCCACGACTGGGGACAGTACGGAACGGTCTGGCTCAACCATCCGTTCGCTGACCCTGAACCGTGGCTCAAGAAGGCCGTCGAGTCCGACGCCGACCTCGTCGTTGCACTCTCAAAGGCCGACCCGAGTACTGACTGGTTTCACGAGTACGTGCTTGAAGCCGGTCTGATCTGCTTCCCCGAAGAGCGCTTCAAGTTCGCGGGGTTCGAGAAGGGCGCGGACTTCCCGATCGTCCTGACGGCATTCGGGGAGTTCCCGGCTGCGCTTCGCGAGCATTTCGAATCGCTTGGCTGGGTTGCCGTCGACGGTGACGGGTTCAACGAGATCCGGCCGACATCGAACCCGGTCCTGCCGGACATCAGCCGGGCCGACCGGATTCGTGTTCGCTTCCCCGACCCCGTCGAAGTGGGGGATAAGCACCGCCAGACAGTGACGCTAGTTCCGCTGGTTCGTCGAGAGCGGGATTCAGGTGTGTTCGAACTTACGGCCGTGTTCCAGCACGATGACGGCACAGAGACGTGGTTCTCTCTGAGTCAGTCGGGAGACGGAAGCGAGGTGATCTGCCGGAAGCACGACCGAGAACACGGGTTCGAGCACGTTTTCGTCGATCAGATCGTCGTTCCGACCAACCAGCGAGGGACCCACCCGCCGTCATCGGCCATGCATGTGCGGTGA
- a CDS encoding DNA cytosine methyltransferase produces MAVAIDDCGRTHTDAQSLRERILADYDEHQVPLAIDLFCGVGGVARTLHSYGHRGPGWETLGIDIDGSKADTYPGHFLEWNLEEGLPEIVDELVAAGIVDVIWASPPCQFATNVQFRRDGKNLIPVARDLLSSIDAPVKIIENVPGAEEHLENPVQFCGGAFGLGVQKHRLFETNFFAHGTDCEHPDGGFEYCIGDRETPVEGYRAAHGFRSDVDLTTKEVREAIPPAYVEELLRQHAKYGRVSPSPATDQANRPGTRGVVSGVGGSP; encoded by the coding sequence ATGGCCGTAGCTATCGACGACTGTGGGCGCACTCATACGGACGCTCAGTCGCTTCGTGAGCGGATTCTTGCGGACTACGATGAACACCAAGTCCCGCTCGCGATCGACCTGTTCTGCGGTGTGGGCGGCGTTGCTCGCACCCTCCACAGCTACGGCCACCGAGGCCCAGGCTGGGAGACGCTTGGGATCGACATCGACGGGTCGAAGGCCGACACGTATCCCGGTCACTTTCTCGAGTGGAATCTCGAAGAGGGGCTTCCGGAGATCGTCGACGAGCTCGTCGCCGCCGGCATCGTCGACGTGATCTGGGCGTCACCGCCTTGCCAGTTCGCGACGAACGTTCAGTTCCGTCGCGACGGCAAGAACCTGATCCCGGTCGCCCGGGATCTTCTCTCGTCGATTGACGCCCCGGTGAAGATCATCGAGAACGTTCCCGGCGCCGAAGAGCATCTCGAGAACCCGGTTCAATTCTGCGGCGGGGCGTTCGGTCTCGGCGTCCAGAAGCACCGGCTCTTCGAGACTAATTTCTTCGCTCACGGGACGGACTGTGAGCACCCGGATGGTGGGTTCGAGTACTGCATCGGCGATCGGGAGACGCCGGTCGAGGGGTACCGGGCAGCCCACGGCTTCCGGTCGGACGTCGACCTCACGACCAAAGAGGTTCGCGAGGCGATCCCGCCGGCCTACGTTGAGGAGTTGCTTCGACAGCACGCGAAGTACGGCCGAGTCTCACCCTCGCCGGCGACCGACCAAGCGAACCGTCCCGGTACGCGTGGCGTCGTCAGTGGGGTGGGTGGTTCGCCATGA
- a CDS encoding zinc finger domain-containing protein, with product MTNLPVRYECPLAGEEHSVPGPEVRIMKVGDGGFVVACNCAEESLDDVDEAPHPTTDHLVNIYADDPSPEAWFVLEDAADGWYDTTQWDSPDGYKGTFGQRRANFREKMKEIADDNDRNKRGGADETDEKAREVPCPQCGAEAGQKCKRPSGHRVRQSHSERVDKAMDENVITDEGDGGKAAEQASLEGFA from the coding sequence ATGACCAACCTTCCAGTCCGATACGAGTGTCCGCTTGCCGGCGAAGAGCACTCGGTCCCTGGCCCGGAAGTTCGGATCATGAAGGTGGGGGACGGCGGGTTTGTCGTCGCCTGCAATTGCGCTGAAGAGTCACTCGACGACGTCGACGAAGCGCCACATCCCACGACCGACCATCTCGTCAATATCTACGCCGACGACCCCAGTCCGGAGGCGTGGTTCGTCCTCGAGGACGCAGCCGACGGCTGGTATGACACAACCCAGTGGGACTCGCCGGACGGGTACAAAGGGACGTTCGGCCAGCGGCGGGCCAACTTCCGGGAGAAGATGAAGGAGATAGCTGACGACAACGACCGGAACAAGCGGGGCGGGGCGGACGAAACCGACGAGAAGGCCCGTGAGGTCCCGTGCCCGCAATGTGGTGCCGAGGCAGGCCAGAAATGCAAGCGTCCGAGTGGCCACCGGGTGCGTCAGTCCCACAGTGAGCGGGTAGACAAAGCGATGGACGAGAACGTCATCACAGACGAGGGGGACGGGGGGAAAGCCGCCGAGCAGGCCAGTCTGGAGGGATTCGCATGA
- a CDS encoding homing endonuclease associated repeat-containing protein, with protein MSEVECWVCGETFGRLPLHMRVHDEKEIREALLSELRRVAEEIGRTPTTRIMDDPEIDSPSSDPYKQRFGSFNGALREAGLEPNMEGSWGVSDATLLEEVERLSEELGHAPRQDDMDERGTFASKTLEDRFGSWSEALLAADVDVSDRGIVVSERVLIESLRDLGEEIGRAPSANEVREHGEYALTTYHRRFESWIAALEKAGFDVHPGRPDVFPSGEDHPAWEGGSFDYGPGWNAAKRRAVRDRDGRKCTQCGMAEKEHLDKHGTVLHVHHIVKARKFDDDEAEKRNAMVNLTTLCLGCHSSTHKGETVVPTLSQ; from the coding sequence ATGAGTGAAGTCGAGTGTTGGGTTTGTGGGGAAACGTTCGGCCGTCTACCGCTCCATATGAGAGTACACGATGAGAAGGAGATTAGAGAAGCCCTTCTAAGCGAACTCCGACGAGTCGCTGAGGAGATTGGCCGGACGCCGACGACGCGAATAATGGATGATCCTGAGATAGATTCCCCGTCTTCTGACCCGTACAAGCAGAGATTCGGTTCTTTCAATGGTGCTCTCCGGGAGGCAGGGCTTGAGCCGAATATGGAGGGGAGCTGGGGTGTGAGTGATGCAACTCTGCTGGAGGAGGTCGAAAGGCTCAGCGAGGAATTGGGACATGCCCCACGCCAAGATGATATGGACGAACGTGGAACATTCGCTTCCAAGACGTTAGAGGACCGATTCGGGTCGTGGAGTGAAGCACTGCTGGCGGCTGATGTGGACGTTTCTGACCGAGGGATCGTCGTCTCAGAGAGGGTTCTCATCGAGAGTCTGCGCGATCTTGGCGAAGAAATTGGCCGCGCACCCTCGGCGAACGAGGTCCGAGAACACGGCGAATACGCCCTTACTACCTACCACCGCAGGTTCGAGTCTTGGATAGCAGCCCTCGAGAAGGCCGGTTTCGACGTACACCCTGGCCGGCCAGACGTATTCCCAAGCGGCGAAGACCACCCGGCGTGGGAGGGTGGTTCATTCGACTACGGACCTGGTTGGAACGCAGCAAAACGCCGGGCTGTCCGAGATCGCGACGGCCGGAAGTGTACCCAATGTGGGATGGCTGAAAAAGAGCATCTCGACAAACACGGGACGGTTCTACACGTCCACCATATCGTGAAGGCCCGGAAATTCGACGATGATGAGGCAGAAAAGCGGAACGCAATGGTGAACCTCACTACTCTCTGTCTCGGTTGTCATTCGTCCACTCATAAAGGCGAGACAGTAGTCCCTACTCTCAGTCAGTAG
- a CDS encoding helix-turn-helix domain-containing protein, with protein sequence MAEIADEHQGEDQGEAFAEGTPLVELFGTPARAKLLSVFVDERQQDLNPSELARQAGVARSTVYNHLEDLTDLGIVKETRETGPSKRYKLDTDDEIAELLYKLDGAMLSRLLSS encoded by the coding sequence ATGGCCGAAATAGCTGACGAACACCAAGGGGAAGATCAAGGCGAAGCCTTCGCTGAGGGGACGCCACTCGTCGAACTCTTTGGAACACCGGCCCGAGCTAAGCTACTCAGCGTATTTGTCGACGAACGACAGCAAGATCTCAACCCTAGTGAGCTTGCCCGACAAGCTGGGGTAGCCAGAAGCACGGTCTACAACCACCTTGAGGACCTAACGGACCTAGGTATTGTCAAAGAAACCAGGGAAACCGGGCCAAGCAAGCGCTACAAGCTAGACACCGACGACGAAATAGCTGAACTGCTCTACAAACTCGATGGGGCCATGCTTAGTCGGTTGCTCTCCTCGTAG
- a CDS encoding DUF5830 family protein: MTDDDPVELGVELLAHCEEPELSVAEAIDRLEAITTEPRLTREILETAERRGIIDREEATIEPQSGNYVNFESQVVTKEGEFTCRRCGSGLSTGHFIRFDSGELGPFGSSCIRKVTGRD, from the coding sequence GTGACCGACGACGATCCCGTGGAACTGGGCGTTGAACTACTGGCCCACTGTGAGGAGCCCGAACTGTCGGTCGCCGAGGCAATCGACCGACTCGAGGCGATCACGACCGAACCACGGCTGACCAGGGAGATCCTGGAGACTGCTGAGCGACGGGGCATCATCGATCGCGAGGAGGCGACGATTGAACCTCAAAGTGGCAATTACGTCAACTTCGAAAGTCAGGTCGTCACCAAAGAGGGAGAGTTTACGTGCCGTCGCTGCGGCTCCGGCCTTTCCACGGGGCATTTCATCCGCTTCGATTCTGGGGAACTCGGGCCCTTTGGCTCTTCTTGCATCCGGAAGGTGACCGGTCGCGATTGA
- a CDS encoding FIST signal transduction protein, whose protein sequence is MALSTQFSTGQGSGENGRLVGREAASEALDDLPVERVDYCQIFTSSKYDYENVLDGVRDIVGDEATLFGASAAGEFTEAGVEAGSVTVSLVASDTLKFFTSLSTGLTEDPHEAIFEAVNDLPRLDDPRLEEYPHRAAINLHDGLSGIGNTVSRLSLKYFDGDVKLAGGAAGDDLQLEETVVFADGEIASDAVGYTLIASKNPIPMTVNHGHEPISEPMTVTEAEGSTVYKLNDEPAYQVWKEAIRESAQETYGIDVDTLQDGSDELSMMLTRYEFGIESEPDQEADDKGIVSRLREYIEEKMISTSGYNIRWPGLTETTGGALEFAVEVHEGTELRVMHSSPEDQINCVREAASDAVARSDGEEIAGGFVYDCICRGTILGNDFDKAVTAISDEVQSPFAGFETYGEICSDVEEYTSYHNTSSVVMLLPE, encoded by the coding sequence ATGGCTCTAAGCACGCAATTCAGTACGGGACAGGGGAGTGGTGAAAATGGTCGCCTCGTCGGTCGTGAGGCCGCTTCGGAAGCGCTGGATGACTTACCAGTAGAGAGAGTCGATTACTGTCAGATTTTCACGTCGAGCAAATACGACTACGAGAACGTCCTCGACGGTGTTCGTGATATCGTCGGTGATGAAGCCACACTCTTCGGGGCCTCTGCTGCGGGGGAATTTACCGAAGCTGGTGTCGAAGCTGGAAGCGTCACAGTATCCCTCGTCGCCTCGGACACGCTCAAGTTCTTCACGAGTCTGTCGACTGGGCTCACCGAGGACCCTCACGAGGCGATCTTCGAGGCCGTGAACGATCTTCCTCGTCTGGATGATCCTCGCCTGGAAGAGTACCCGCATCGTGCCGCGATCAATCTTCACGACGGACTATCCGGAATCGGGAACACGGTCTCACGGCTGTCTCTGAAGTACTTCGATGGCGATGTGAAACTCGCCGGCGGAGCAGCTGGGGATGATCTCCAACTTGAGGAGACCGTTGTTTTCGCGGATGGGGAGATCGCGAGCGATGCCGTCGGGTACACGCTGATCGCCTCCAAGAACCCCATTCCGATGACGGTCAACCACGGTCATGAACCCATCTCTGAACCGATGACCGTCACGGAAGCGGAGGGCAGCACCGTCTACAAACTCAACGACGAACCAGCATATCAGGTGTGGAAGGAGGCGATTCGCGAGTCCGCTCAGGAGACCTACGGTATCGATGTCGATACGCTTCAGGATGGCTCAGATGAGCTCTCGATGATGCTCACCCGGTACGAATTCGGGATCGAGTCTGAGCCTGATCAAGAAGCCGACGACAAAGGGATCGTTTCACGACTCCGCGAGTATATCGAGGAGAAGATGATCTCGACGAGCGGGTACAACATCCGCTGGCCTGGCCTGACCGAAACAACGGGTGGCGCTCTAGAATTCGCTGTCGAAGTCCACGAAGGAACTGAACTTCGTGTGATGCACAGTAGCCCTGAGGACCAGATCAACTGTGTTCGTGAGGCTGCATCTGATGCTGTCGCTCGTTCGGATGGGGAAGAGATCGCTGGTGGGTTCGTCTACGACTGTATCTGCCGTGGCACGATTCTGGGGAACGATTTCGACAAAGCGGTCACCGCAATCAGTGACGAAGTTCAGTCACCGTTCGCGGGCTTCGAGACGTATGGAGAAATCTGTTCGGACGTAGAAGAGTACACCAGCTACCACAATACGAGCTCGGTCGTCATGTTGTTGCCGGAGTAA
- a CDS encoding MinD/ParA family ATP-binding protein — translation MTGYVCSIAGAKGGVGKTTTVANVATTLASNGHDVVAVDSDLQMANLGEMVDVDFEHSIHSLLAGEASLKEALVEGPGGCLFLPGEKDLEAYADAEPEKLQNIVAELQSEFDVVLLDTSAGLSHEVLVPFGLSDGILVLSTPRQYARLDGQKTIEMAERVEGDILGILLTQVDGDSEVEETMSSFDSFDAPLMGTIPRDCEATKEEPLVLNSPGTDIAEAYHILGESLTKIFLEGRDSEEVEMTFNEAWFDSSIDIPNKDEEEIGGSFEIFG, via the coding sequence ATGACAGGTTATGTTTGTAGTATCGCCGGGGCAAAGGGCGGGGTAGGGAAGACGACGACCGTGGCGAACGTCGCGACCACACTTGCATCGAACGGTCACGATGTCGTTGCAGTCGATTCCGATCTCCAGATGGCAAATCTGGGGGAGATGGTAGATGTGGACTTCGAGCATAGCATTCACTCGCTGCTAGCGGGTGAAGCGTCGCTCAAAGAGGCTCTCGTTGAGGGTCCTGGTGGGTGCCTGTTCCTTCCGGGAGAGAAAGATCTCGAGGCCTACGCGGATGCAGAACCCGAAAAGCTACAGAACATCGTAGCAGAACTCCAGTCCGAGTTCGACGTCGTGCTCTTGGACACTAGCGCAGGGCTTTCTCACGAGGTTCTGGTCCCATTCGGACTTTCAGATGGAATTCTTGTTCTGTCTACGCCTCGGCAGTACGCCCGATTAGACGGCCAGAAAACCATCGAGATGGCCGAACGTGTTGAGGGGGACATTCTCGGGATCCTCCTCACGCAGGTCGATGGTGATAGCGAGGTGGAAGAGACGATGTCCTCGTTCGATTCGTTCGATGCTCCCCTCATGGGTACTATCCCGCGAGACTGCGAGGCGACAAAAGAAGAACCGCTCGTCCTGAACAGCCCGGGTACGGATATCGCCGAAGCTTATCATATCCTTGGCGAATCGCTGACCAAGATCTTCCTCGAGGGTAGGGACAGTGAAGAGGTCGAGATGACTTTCAACGAAGCTTGGTTCGATTCCAGCATCGATATCCCAAACAAGGACGAAGAGGAGATTGGCGGGTCTTTCGAGATCTTCGGTTGA
- a CDS encoding zinc-dependent alcohol dehydrogenase family protein — MQAAVMEAFQESLTVKEVDDPEPEPDGAVARIDSVGVCRSDWHAWQGHWDWIDYRPEPPHILGHEPVGTIIETGPQVEEVEVGQQVAIPFNFGCGHCHLCRTGHENICENHIGLGFSDEAPGAFAEKVHIPTADVNAVPLPDSIDPKTAAGIGCRFMTSYHGVAHRADVGRGEDVVIYGLGGVGLSGVQIADALGANVIGVDINDAKLEKAEDLGAVETVNANEVDPVDEVTAITNGGADVSVDALGIEETTRNAVHSLAKNGRHVQLGLTTEEESGEIPLPVDLFVATEIDFYGSLGLQPSHYPEMLDMIRTGKLDPTELVSETISLDEIPGTLEDMSEFNTIGLPVCNEF, encoded by the coding sequence ATGCAGGCAGCAGTAATGGAGGCATTCCAAGAGTCGCTGACAGTCAAAGAAGTAGACGATCCGGAGCCCGAACCGGACGGCGCCGTTGCACGAATCGACAGCGTGGGGGTGTGTCGATCCGACTGGCACGCTTGGCAAGGCCACTGGGACTGGATCGACTACCGACCCGAACCGCCGCACATTCTCGGTCACGAACCGGTGGGGACGATCATCGAGACCGGGCCACAGGTCGAAGAAGTCGAAGTCGGTCAGCAGGTGGCGATCCCCTTCAACTTCGGCTGTGGTCACTGTCACCTCTGCCGGACCGGCCACGAGAACATCTGCGAGAACCACATCGGTCTCGGGTTCTCGGACGAGGCTCCGGGGGCGTTCGCCGAGAAGGTCCACATCCCAACCGCTGACGTGAACGCCGTCCCGCTCCCGGACTCGATCGATCCGAAGACTGCCGCTGGCATCGGGTGCCGGTTCATGACCTCGTACCACGGCGTAGCCCATCGGGCCGATGTCGGGCGGGGGGAAGACGTCGTCATCTACGGTCTGGGTGGAGTCGGTCTTTCAGGCGTCCAGATCGCTGACGCTCTGGGGGCGAATGTCATCGGCGTCGACATCAACGATGCCAAACTCGAGAAGGCAGAGGACCTAGGCGCTGTCGAGACGGTCAACGCCAACGAAGTGGATCCCGTCGACGAGGTCACCGCGATCACGAACGGCGGTGCCGACGTGTCCGTCGACGCTCTGGGCATCGAAGAGACGACCCGGAACGCGGTTCACTCGCTGGCGAAGAACGGCCGTCATGTCCAGCTGGGGCTGACGACCGAAGAAGAGAGTGGCGAGATCCCGCTTCCGGTCGACCTGTTCGTCGCGACTGAGATCGACTTCTACGGCTCACTCGGTCTTCAGCCGTCGCACTACCCCGAGATGCTCGACATGATCCGCACCGGCAAACTCGATCCGACCGAGCTCGTCTCCGAGACAATCAGTCTCGACGAAATCCCCGGCACGCTTGAGGACATGAGCGAGTTCAACACGATCGGGCTGCCGGTCTGTAACGAGTTCTAG
- a CDS encoding PadR family transcriptional regulator produces MDDLTTLQRDLLYAIAGEDRPSGVAVKAVLDEYYEKDVLHGNLYQTIDVLVDKGLVEKGEKDGRTNYYNLTERGVKKLEARQKWERQQFEEPE; encoded by the coding sequence ATGGACGATCTGACCACCCTTCAGCGAGATCTGTTGTATGCGATTGCGGGCGAAGACAGGCCGAGCGGTGTTGCAGTCAAGGCAGTATTGGATGAGTATTACGAGAAGGATGTCCTCCACGGGAATTTGTACCAGACGATCGATGTCCTTGTCGACAAAGGCCTCGTCGAGAAAGGCGAGAAGGATGGGCGGACGAACTACTACAATTTGACAGAACGAGGGGTAAAGAAGCTTGAGGCCCGACAAAAGTGGGAAAGGCAGCAATTCGAAGAGCCCGAGTGA
- a CDS encoding PadR family transcriptional regulator, protein MYDLTGFQRDLLYVIAGEDEPHGLAIKEELEDYYEKEIHHGRLYPNLDTLVDKGLVEKGEKDRRTNYYMVTKRGRREIQARREWEEQYIE, encoded by the coding sequence ATGTACGACCTCACAGGCTTCCAGCGTGACCTGTTGTACGTGATCGCCGGCGAAGACGAACCCCACGGCCTTGCCATCAAAGAAGAGCTCGAGGACTACTACGAGAAAGAGATCCACCACGGCCGACTCTACCCGAACTTAGATACGCTGGTCGACAAAGGACTCGTCGAGAAAGGCGAGAAGGATCGCCGAACGAACTACTACATGGTCACGAAGCGGGGTCGGCGGGAAATTCAAGCACGGCGGGAGTGGGAAGAACAGTACATCGAATAG
- a CDS encoding DNA cytosine methyltransferase — protein MSRPEQLPPTAASLYCGAGGDMYGLQMAGFDVQVGVDVAPSAFYSVKVQIPGAAAKSHDCSDVDPTVVPHSAGGDGNWAPGEMMFDRPEERDELHLLFLGPPCQGLSQAGGDIDPYDPRNEHILATPEWIRVLEPQVAIIENVDALVRDHGNLHSIVTERLEDLGYRHETICLDAASYGVPQHRSRAFIVAVREDMNKPATWKPPERYADDPGVDAGEEVRPYETARDALEDLPPAMDPHSPVTDNIHTGTRFDGDRRVTPHACGEEIEMDDEAVWMPPNHIAHDHSEDHRKKIAQYPLGHSGSSVTERRLHPDEPAPTMTVSNGTPPVHYQGATPPVKSESEVDDRVRRLTVREVARIQTFPDHFCFPGLKRDRYRLVGNAVPPLLAAHLGAYYRKQCIEVTDGKTLSGQTKLKEFA, from the coding sequence ATGAGCCGGCCAGAACAGCTTCCGCCGACCGCTGCATCCCTGTATTGTGGTGCCGGCGGGGATATGTACGGCCTCCAGATGGCAGGGTTCGACGTCCAGGTAGGCGTTGACGTGGCCCCCTCAGCGTTCTATTCGGTCAAAGTCCAGATTCCGGGGGCCGCAGCTAAGAGCCACGACTGCTCTGATGTTGACCCGACTGTAGTGCCTCACAGCGCCGGTGGGGACGGGAATTGGGCACCGGGCGAGATGATGTTCGACCGTCCGGAAGAGCGTGACGAGCTTCACCTGCTTTTTCTAGGGCCGCCCTGCCAGGGCCTCTCTCAGGCCGGCGGAGATATAGACCCCTACGATCCCCGGAACGAGCACATCTTGGCTACGCCGGAGTGGATTCGCGTCCTCGAACCCCAGGTGGCGATTATTGAGAACGTCGACGCTCTCGTCCGGGATCACGGAAACCTCCATTCCATCGTGACGGAACGCCTCGAGGACCTTGGCTATAGACACGAAACGATCTGTCTTGATGCAGCCAGCTACGGCGTTCCGCAGCATCGGTCACGGGCCTTCATCGTGGCTGTTCGCGAGGATATGAACAAACCAGCTACCTGGAAGCCGCCAGAGAGGTATGCAGACGATCCTGGCGTCGATGCCGGCGAGGAAGTCCGGCCTTACGAGACGGCACGTGACGCCCTCGAGGACCTCCCGCCGGCGATGGACCCGCACTCGCCCGTGACGGATAACATCCATACTGGAACACGCTTCGACGGCGACCGACGGGTGACACCCCACGCCTGCGGGGAAGAGATCGAGATGGATGATGAAGCAGTCTGGATGCCGCCGAACCATATCGCTCACGACCACAGTGAGGACCACCGGAAGAAGATCGCGCAATACCCGCTAGGACACTCAGGGTCATCAGTGACCGAGCGTCGGCTTCACCCGGACGAGCCGGCGCCGACCATGACCGTCTCGAACGGGACGCCTCCGGTCCACTACCAGGGGGCGACACCCCCGGTCAAGAGTGAATCCGAAGTTGACGACCGGGTGCGCCGGCTGACCGTCCGTGAAGTGGCCCGTATCCAGACCTTCCCCGATCACTTCTGCTTCCCCGGCCTAAAACGCGACCGCTACCGGCTGGTGGGGAACGCCGTGCCGCCGCTCCTCGCTGCTCACCTGGGAGCCTACTACAGAAAGCAGTGTATCGAAGTGACGGACGGTAAAACGCTGTCAGGCCAGACGAAGCTGAAAGAGTTCGCCTGA